The Salvia splendens isolate huo1 chromosome 20, SspV2, whole genome shotgun sequence nucleotide sequence TCCCGCCGCTGTTTTTGTGCAAAGCACATCGAAACGAACCTGGATGATTCGTCGGGGAGCATAGGCACGTCCGCTTCTGAATATTCCCGCCGCTCCTCTGCACGACCTGATTGCGCGGCGCCGCGGCGATCGAGCGGCGCGGAGATATAGATCTGTCGATTTCGAAGCGAACGGAGCGCGACGGAGGCGGAGAGAACAGGCCGTGGAGGTTGACGCGCGTCGGAGAGGCCGCACGGCGCTGGTTGAGGAAACCGGCTGCAGGAGATGAGGAATAGTAGCTGGTAGACGAAGCgaacgacgaggaggaggaattACGAATAGCGTCGGCGCGGTGGCCAGGCAAAACCGCCCCGCTCGACCTTCTAGAAGACGTAGCCATCGCTGGTGTTGTTCCTTTTACCCTGTTTCCTTCCTGAAGAAAGGTATTgtttctagagagagagtgaagagGAAAGAGGGAATATTTAGGTAGTAATTTTCTAAAGCGCCCTGTGGCTCTTCAGTTTGGCAAACCCATCTGGTGTGAAAGGGGTGATTTATAGATTGGGAAGGCGATGGCACGTCTGGTAAATTCGAGGCAAAGAGAGGGGTAGTGGGGGAAAAGCAGGGAAAAGTTAGGTCAGGAGGTAGGGGGTGCAGCAATGAGTAAAAAATGTTGTTTTGGGGGAATCTCATACAACGGC carries:
- the LOC121780896 gene encoding uncharacterized protein LOC121780896; translation: MATSSRRSSGAVLPGHRADAIRNSSSSSFASSTSYYSSSPAAGFLNQRRAASPTRVNLHGLFSPPPSRSVRFEIDRSISPRRSIAAAPRNQVVQRSGGNIQKRTCLCSPTNHPGSFRCALHKNSGGNQPISYSPNRLNMRRSAMTNSLVRIGTVEGDLVKRALAALIRPSSHQQRRRADFRPRQSRLSVMSNADDL